The following are encoded together in the Leuconostoc mesenteroides subsp. mesenteroides ATCC 8293 genome:
- a CDS encoding acetylornithine deacetylase — MDLTKVTQQIASQQDDLLELVKQLVAFETPAPPARNTREAQNFVADYLRPLGFDIDQWALYDNDDIVVGTKNGDSTYQSLIINGHIDVASLNPDEQCSATKQCKKARQRRHHRQN, encoded by the coding sequence ATGGATTTAACAAAAGTTACTCAACAAATTGCGTCGCAGCAAGATGATTTATTAGAATTGGTAAAGCAGTTGGTTGCTTTTGAGACCCCAGCGCCACCAGCGCGTAACACACGTGAGGCTCAAAATTTTGTTGCTGACTACTTACGGCCTTTAGGATTTGATATTGATCAATGGGCATTATATGACAACGATGACATTGTGGTTGGAACCAAAAACGGTGATTCGACATATCAGAGCTTGATTATTAATGGACATATTGATGTTGCCTCGTTAAACCCTGATGAGCAATGCTCTGCTACTAAGCAATGTAAAAAAGCGCGACAAAGGCGGCATCACAGACAAAACTAA
- a CDS encoding Type 1 glutamine amidotransferase-like domain-containing protein codes for MQQIRNDLLEFRLDQVDFLDVEFESAKKLYGYDLIFLNGGYPFYLLHFLKKSGADHILKDISRTGVPIFGLSAGSIVMGPSIEYLQYLYPEDNQFNDTDLTGLNLTSTTIFPHFKEMLTRDADIDKKLTSYENTTGVKIMRLNNDQALSCHCKDKVLID; via the coding sequence ATGCAACAAATCAGAAATGATTTATTAGAATTTAGACTAGATCAGGTTGATTTTCTTGATGTGGAGTTTGAAAGTGCAAAGAAACTATATGGCTATGACTTGATATTTTTGAATGGTGGTTATCCATTTTATCTACTACATTTCTTGAAAAAAAGTGGTGCTGACCACATTTTAAAAGACATTAGTAGGACTGGGGTTCCAATTTTTGGGCTAAGTGCTGGATCGATTGTAATGGGACCTTCCATCGAATATTTGCAATATCTTTATCCAGAGGACAACCAATTTAATGATACAGATTTAACAGGTTTGAACTTAACAAGTACTACAATTTTCCCGCACTTCAAAGAAATGTTAACGCGTGATGCTGATATTGATAAAAAACTAACTTCGTATGAAAATACAACTGGAGTTAAAATCATGAGGCTTAATAATGATCAAGCCTTATCGTGTCATTGCAAAGATAAAGTTCTGATTGATTAA
- a CDS encoding NAD(P)-binding oxidoreductase, whose product MKIFVIGANGRVGQELIKHLINQHHEIIAGSRNPERTMKHKNITAINFDLHDDIETLSQKVEDIDAIYFVAGSRNKDLLQTDAFGAVKSMNIAESNGVSRYIMLSSAYSLEPNKWHNPAMADLMNYNIAKFFADNYLVKQTKLNYTILQATALVDIPGTNKISLNDKALTKNSIQNVGATLADILNHNSTIDQVIKMSDGDTPIFEALESI is encoded by the coding sequence ATGAAAATATTTGTTATTGGTGCTAATGGTCGTGTTGGTCAAGAGTTAATCAAGCACCTGATTAATCAACATCACGAAATTATAGCTGGATCACGAAACCCCGAAAGGACAATGAAACACAAAAATATCACTGCGATCAATTTTGATTTACATGATGATATTGAAACCTTATCTCAAAAAGTTGAAGACATTGACGCAATTTATTTTGTAGCCGGATCGCGCAATAAAGACTTGTTACAAACAGATGCTTTTGGTGCAGTCAAGTCAATGAATATAGCTGAATCGAATGGTGTTTCTAGATATATCATGCTGAGCTCAGCATATTCACTTGAACCTAATAAATGGCATAATCCAGCAATGGCTGATTTGATGAATTATAATATCGCTAAATTTTTTGCGGATAATTATCTTGTGAAACAAACGAAACTTAATTATACGATTTTACAAGCAACTGCACTCGTAGACATACCAGGAACCAATAAAATTAGCTTGAATGATAAGGCGCTAACGAAGAATTCAATTCAAAATGTTGGCGCAACATTAGCGGACATTTTGAATCACAATTCAACAATAGATCAAGTTATAAAAATGAGTGATGGTGATACACCTATATTTGAAGCTTTAGAAAGCATCTAA
- a CDS encoding DUF6622 family protein, whose protein sequence is MADILKFIFEIINNTPFWVWVVLIILIKRGTSLINDSPASIGRSIIMPFIFVIWGLNTVVNKFSSPNTLLSFYLVALILGFLFSYLLYMRRSFYVEDGQLIQEGSTLPLVIMLTNFLVKYILNVILAIHPVLYTQMNFNIFYGIVSGFTVGLFFGGIYKTLMAKKQFLKS, encoded by the coding sequence ATGGCTGATATACTAAAATTTATTTTCGAAATCATTAACAACACACCGTTCTGGGTATGGGTTGTTTTAATTATACTAATTAAACGAGGTACGTCATTAATAAATGACAGTCCTGCTTCTATTGGAAGATCAATCATAATGCCTTTTATTTTCGTTATTTGGGGTTTAAATACAGTAGTAAACAAATTTTCTTCTCCAAATACATTGCTGAGTTTTTACTTAGTAGCATTGATTTTAGGATTTTTGTTCAGTTACTTACTTTATATGCGACGATCTTTTTATGTTGAAGATGGCCAATTAATTCAGGAGGGTAGTACCTTACCTTTAGTTATTATGCTAACCAATTTTCTAGTAAAATATATTCTAAACGTTATTCTCGCTATCCATCCAGTACTTTACACTCAGATGAATTTCAACATTTTTTATGGTATTGTTTCTGGGTTCACAGTTGGATTATTCTTTGGCGGCATTTATAAAACGCTTATGGCAAAGAAACAATTTTTGAAGTCATAG
- the spxB gene encoding pyruvate oxidase, translated as MSDKKISAGLAALKVMEGWGVHTIYGIPSGTLSGLMDAMGHPENNIKFLQVKHEEVAAMAAVMQWKFGGKLGVAVGSGGPGATHLINGLYDAAMDNTPVLAILGSKPVRELNMDSFQELNQNPMYESIAVYNRRVATAEQLPHLVDDAIRTAIAKRGVAVLEIPADFGFSQIDANSIYSTPLYSSGPKYKEYKSAPVDNADIDAAVELLNQAKQPVIYAGVGTMGHGSAVQALSRKIKAPIITTGKNFETFDWDFEAFAGSNFRVGWKPANEAVLEADTVLFVGTNFPFSEVEGTFRNVDKFIQIDNNPAMLGKRHQNDVAILGDAGEAIDEILAKVSSVSESPWWQANIKNIQNWRDYMTKLEKKTEGDLQAYQVYNAINEHAADNAIFSIDVGNVTQLSVRHLHMTPKNMWRTSPLFASMGIGLPGGIGAKNTYPDRQVWNLIGDGAFSMTYPDVVTNVRYNLPVINVVFTNTEYGFIKNKYEDTNTYNFGVDFTDVDYAKIAEAQGAIGLTVSRIEDIDRVVQEALSYYGKGRVVVIDAKITKDRPIPVETLKLDKSLYSAETVNAYKEKYEAQELVPFREYLESEGLTSKYIKDSNDNKYSF; from the coding sequence ATGTCAGATAAAAAAATATCAGCTGGGTTAGCAGCTTTGAAGGTCATGGAAGGATGGGGTGTTCATACTATATATGGTATTCCTTCCGGAACATTAAGCGGGTTGATGGATGCTATGGGACATCCTGAAAATAATATTAAGTTTTTGCAAGTTAAACATGAAGAAGTTGCTGCAATGGCCGCCGTGATGCAATGGAAATTCGGTGGAAAATTAGGCGTCGCTGTTGGATCAGGTGGTCCAGGGGCTACTCATTTGATTAATGGCTTATATGATGCAGCTATGGATAATACGCCTGTATTAGCAATTTTGGGGTCAAAGCCAGTTCGTGAATTAAACATGGATTCCTTCCAAGAATTAAATCAAAATCCAATGTATGAAAGTATCGCTGTTTACAATCGTCGCGTAGCTACTGCCGAACAATTGCCTCATTTGGTTGATGATGCAATCCGTACGGCGATTGCCAAGCGTGGTGTGGCTGTTCTTGAAATACCTGCAGATTTTGGATTTTCACAAATTGATGCCAATTCGATTTATTCAACACCACTGTATTCATCAGGCCCAAAGTATAAAGAATACAAATCAGCACCTGTCGATAATGCTGATATTGATGCTGCTGTTGAACTATTAAACCAAGCAAAACAACCAGTTATTTATGCTGGTGTGGGTACCATGGGTCATGGCTCAGCTGTACAAGCATTATCTCGCAAAATAAAGGCGCCCATTATCACGACCGGTAAAAACTTTGAAACTTTTGACTGGGACTTTGAGGCCTTTGCTGGTTCAAATTTCCGAGTAGGGTGGAAGCCAGCCAACGAAGCTGTTCTCGAAGCTGACACTGTCTTATTTGTTGGAACAAACTTCCCATTTTCAGAAGTTGAAGGGACATTCCGTAACGTTGACAAGTTTATCCAAATTGATAACAATCCTGCAATGCTAGGTAAACGCCATCAAAATGATGTTGCCATCCTCGGTGATGCTGGTGAAGCAATTGATGAAATACTTGCCAAGGTTTCCTCGGTTTCAGAATCACCTTGGTGGCAGGCTAACATTAAAAATATACAGAACTGGCGCGATTATATGACCAAACTTGAAAAAAAGACCGAGGGCGACCTACAAGCTTACCAAGTTTATAATGCAATTAATGAGCATGCAGCAGATAACGCTATTTTCTCAATTGATGTTGGTAACGTAACACAGCTATCAGTTCGTCATTTGCACATGACACCTAAAAATATGTGGCGCACGTCACCATTGTTTGCGTCAATGGGTATTGGTCTACCGGGAGGTATTGGTGCCAAGAACACTTATCCAGATCGTCAAGTTTGGAATTTGATAGGTGATGGTGCCTTTTCAATGACGTATCCAGATGTTGTGACAAATGTTCGCTACAACTTACCAGTCATCAATGTTGTCTTTACCAATACGGAATATGGCTTCATCAAAAATAAGTACGAAGATACTAACACCTACAACTTCGGCGTTGACTTTACAGATGTTGATTATGCCAAAATAGCCGAAGCCCAAGGGGCGATTGGATTGACAGTAAGTCGCATTGAAGATATTGATCGCGTCGTTCAGGAAGCGCTTAGCTATTATGGTAAAGGCCGTGTCGTGGTGATTGATGCAAAAATCACTAAGGATCGTCCAATCCCTGTTGAAACATTGAAGTTAGATAAAAGTTTGTATAGTGCAGAAACTGTTAATGCTTATAAAGAAAAATACGAAGCGCAGGAACTCGTCCCATTCCGTGAGTATTTGGAATCAGAGGGACTAACTTCAAAATATATTAAAGACAGTAATGACAATAAGTACAGTTTCTAA
- a CDS encoding Hsp20/alpha crystallin family protein, protein MSNNLMQRFSSDDIFDFMNQAMHPWSDQRLLPKSIKTDVIEKDDRFTVTAELAGVNKDDINIDYKNDQLLISAKRDEFKDHTDHDGNILQSERTYGSVSRAYYLPGVDSSKITAKFANGELRVELPKQATEQSSTNIKID, encoded by the coding sequence ATGTCAAACAATTTAATGCAACGTTTTAGTTCTGATGATATTTTTGATTTTATGAATCAGGCTATGCATCCTTGGTCCGATCAACGTTTACTACCAAAGTCGATCAAGACTGATGTGATTGAGAAAGATGATCGTTTCACCGTTACTGCAGAATTAGCTGGGGTAAACAAAGACGACATCAACATTGATTACAAGAATGACCAACTTTTGATTAGTGCTAAACGTGATGAATTCAAGGATCACACTGATCATGACGGTAATATTTTGCAGAGTGAACGGACCTACGGATCTGTGTCCCGTGCTTACTATTTGCCAGGGGTGGACTCAAGCAAGATTACAGCAAAATTCGCAAATGGCGAATTGCGCGTTGAATTGCCTAAGCAAGCAACTGAACAATCAAGTACTAATATTAAGATTGACTGA
- a CDS encoding acetyl-CoA carboxylase biotin carboxyl carrier protein: protein MKLEDINYIVKILNENNLTHISFRNGDSKISVSKNILSNFQSGVNAESETEKQVPTSEYITSPTVGTFYVSSDPESTPFISVGQKVTKSTVVGIVEAMKMMTDVLANKDGLIAEILVSDGESIEYGQKLFRLS from the coding sequence ATGAAACTAGAAGATATTAATTACATTGTGAAAATTTTAAATGAAAATAACTTGACCCATATTTCTTTTAGGAATGGTGACTCTAAAATTAGTGTTTCAAAAAATATTCTTAGCAATTTTCAAAGCGGTGTGAATGCTGAGTCAGAGACAGAAAAACAAGTACCTACTAGTGAGTATATTACATCGCCTACGGTCGGAACTTTCTATGTTTCATCTGACCCAGAGTCAACACCGTTTATTTCTGTTGGACAAAAAGTAACAAAGTCAACAGTTGTAGGTATTGTTGAAGCTATGAAAATGATGACTGATGTTTTAGCAAACAAGGATGGTTTAATAGCTGAAATTTTAGTTTCAGACGGTGAATCAATTGAATACGGTCAAAAGTTGTTTAGGTTATCGTAA
- a CDS encoding oxidoreductase, translating into MSRNEEKIWLVTGGSTGFGRKLIEELIAKKIPVVATARNLSAFNDLETNEDDLLLKVQLDVTNQEQVNNAVQSTLNKFGKIDVLVNNAGYGYSGSIEESDETAVRQMFEANFWGASAMIRAVLPAMRKNRSGLIINVTSIGGLLALPTYGYYNATKHALEGLGKALSLEVEPFGIKVTNVEPGPFRTDWAGRSQFSAKHSINDYENTPARTSEEASHARSGEQTGSPELAAKAFIKIAASDNPPLHFIAGQNAFKREQEEISNIQHDMQKWQEDSTHLDYGDETYWQ; encoded by the coding sequence ATGTCAAGGAATGAAGAAAAAATTTGGCTTGTAACGGGTGGATCAACTGGATTTGGACGTAAATTAATTGAAGAATTAATTGCAAAAAAGATTCCAGTCGTAGCTACCGCAAGAAATTTATCAGCATTTAATGATTTAGAAACGAATGAGGATGATTTGCTACTTAAAGTACAATTGGATGTCACAAACCAAGAACAAGTCAACAATGCTGTCCAGTCAACGCTCAATAAGTTTGGAAAAATTGATGTTCTGGTTAATAACGCTGGCTACGGATACTCAGGTTCGATCGAAGAATCAGATGAAACTGCAGTCCGCCAAATGTTTGAAGCAAATTTTTGGGGAGCTAGTGCGATGATTCGTGCAGTGTTACCAGCTATGAGAAAAAACAGATCAGGATTAATTATCAATGTCACATCAATAGGTGGTTTACTAGCGTTACCCACCTATGGTTATTACAATGCAACCAAGCACGCCTTAGAGGGATTAGGTAAGGCACTATCATTAGAAGTTGAACCTTTTGGTATTAAGGTAACAAATGTCGAGCCTGGTCCCTTTAGAACTGATTGGGCAGGCAGATCACAATTTTCTGCCAAACATTCAATTAACGATTATGAAAATACGCCAGCAAGAACATCTGAGGAAGCTTCACATGCCAGATCAGGCGAACAAACTGGCTCTCCTGAACTAGCTGCAAAGGCATTTATTAAAATCGCTGCCTCTGACAATCCGCCTTTGCATTTTATTGCCGGTCAAAATGCTTTTAAACGTGAACAAGAAGAAATTTCTAATATTCAACATGATATGCAAAAATGGCAAGAGGATTCAACCCATCTGGACTATGGCGACGAGACATATTGGCAATAG
- a CDS encoding YczE/YyaS/YitT family protein: MFNKKLRSYSFRLCLSIVGTIIIAFGIILFRLANTGIDPATAADVGISDTFHWNLGNYQLAFNALLFLGILFFDQTQFGIGTLINMSLPGYIIAYFTPKFEPIVGRWFGSFSYLENIFLFVIGMFLFSLGIGIYTSVNLGVSPYDAVAPLFNKKKWASYRLTRSVQDLFFFVVAIIFGGPLGIGTFLIATLTGYIVQYWRQLFKKIKHHMQKTHSF; the protein is encoded by the coding sequence TTGTTCAATAAAAAATTAAGATCGTATTCTTTTCGTCTTTGTTTGTCTATTGTTGGCACCATTATCATTGCCTTTGGGATTATTTTATTCCGTTTGGCGAACACGGGCATTGATCCAGCAACAGCAGCAGATGTTGGTATATCAGATACCTTCCATTGGAATTTAGGGAACTATCAGCTTGCATTTAATGCGCTATTGTTCCTTGGCATTTTGTTTTTCGATCAAACACAGTTTGGCATCGGAACATTAATCAATATGTCGTTACCAGGATACATTATCGCTTATTTTACACCGAAGTTTGAACCTATAGTTGGGCGTTGGTTTGGAAGCTTTTCTTATCTTGAAAACATATTTTTATTTGTCATTGGTATGTTTTTATTTTCATTAGGAATTGGCATATATACAAGTGTAAATCTTGGTGTTTCCCCGTACGATGCGGTTGCGCCATTGTTCAACAAAAAGAAATGGGCCAGTTATCGTCTGACAAGGTCTGTTCAAGATTTGTTCTTTTTTGTAGTTGCCATTATATTTGGTGGGCCACTGGGTATTGGAACTTTTTTGATTGCCACGTTAACTGGCTATATTGTACAATACTGGCGTCAGCTATTTAAAAAAATAAAACACCACATGCAAAAAACGCACAGCTTTTAG
- a CDS encoding Y-family DNA polymerase: MVNKQKIEYNYTQEERRVIFMIDSKSFYASVECVERNYNPLKALLVVMSEQENTNGGLVLASSPMAKKILGITNVTRQRDIPVCPDLVIAHPRMNLYIQENLRINNIYRQYTDDAHLLPYSIDESILDMTHSWQLFGKTPAEVAFKIQQQVRDETGIYLTVGIGDSPVLAKLALDIEAKHAKNLTGIWHYEDVPNKLWPITQLTDVWSIGSRTARKLNLMGIHSMYDLSHQDPYLFRSKLGLMGEQLLALSWGIDRSDLTETIRPKNKSYSNSQVLPRDYGQQAEIEIVIREMADQVATRIRAHQKQTCLVSLFIGYSFSESEKQESHGFRKQYRISPTNDTNALMAVMINLFRKHWRGEIIRHIGIDYGGLVDDTGVQLNLFEQPEHILKTNKIDQVVDEIRQRFGTTALMRAMSKEVGGTAINRASLVGGHNGGNSYD; the protein is encoded by the coding sequence ATGGTAAACAAGCAGAAAATTGAATACAACTACACGCAAGAGGAACGACGTGTGATATTTATGATTGATTCTAAAAGCTTTTATGCCAGTGTTGAGTGTGTGGAACGTAACTACAATCCATTGAAAGCCTTACTTGTTGTGATGTCAGAACAAGAAAATACCAACGGCGGTTTAGTCTTGGCATCTTCACCAATGGCCAAGAAAATACTGGGTATCACTAACGTTACCCGACAACGTGATATTCCTGTTTGTCCGGACTTAGTGATTGCTCATCCGAGAATGAACCTTTATATTCAAGAAAATCTACGTATTAATAACATCTATCGACAATACACTGATGATGCGCACTTATTGCCATATTCTATTGATGAATCTATCCTTGATATGACACATTCTTGGCAGTTATTTGGCAAAACACCAGCAGAAGTTGCTTTCAAAATACAACAACAAGTTCGGGACGAAACAGGCATCTATTTAACTGTTGGTATTGGTGATTCACCAGTCTTAGCTAAATTGGCGCTTGATATTGAAGCTAAACACGCAAAAAATTTAACTGGCATTTGGCATTATGAAGATGTACCAAATAAATTGTGGCCAATCACACAACTAACTGATGTTTGGAGTATTGGTTCACGAACTGCGCGTAAGCTAAATTTGATGGGTATTCACTCAATGTATGACTTATCTCACCAAGATCCATATCTATTTCGTTCGAAACTGGGATTAATGGGTGAACAATTGTTAGCTTTGTCTTGGGGTATTGACCGATCTGATCTGACTGAAACAATCAGGCCCAAAAATAAATCATATAGTAATTCTCAAGTTTTACCACGTGATTACGGCCAACAAGCTGAGATTGAAATCGTGATTCGAGAAATGGCGGATCAAGTTGCCACAAGAATTCGTGCCCACCAAAAGCAAACTTGCTTAGTTAGCTTGTTTATTGGTTATTCTTTTTCTGAAAGTGAGAAACAAGAATCACATGGCTTTAGAAAACAATATCGTATTAGTCCCACTAACGATACCAATGCATTAATGGCTGTTATGATCAACCTCTTCAGAAAGCACTGGCGAGGCGAGATTATTAGACACATCGGGATTGATTACGGTGGACTAGTTGATGATACTGGAGTACAGCTTAATCTTTTTGAACAACCTGAACACATCCTTAAAACAAACAAAATTGATCAAGTTGTCGACGAAATTCGTCAACGTTTTGGTACTACAGCTTTGATGCGGGCTATGTCTAAAGAAGTCGGTGGAACAGCCATTAACCGAGCTAGTTTAGTTGGCGGACACAACGGAGGTAACAGTTATGACTGA